From Vitis vinifera cultivar Pinot Noir 40024 chromosome 14, ASM3070453v1, a single genomic window includes:
- the LOC100854073 gene encoding uncharacterized protein LOC100854073, with protein sequence MALFSPQLQACERGEETMGGEMKKGFSVALILMVMLLTKNVCRATSAKSNDTHTHRCSDQPEECLIGDMDSEEYSVDSEISRRLLQVNSGQAVTGRTSNANQPAVPCGNARYDACLPNPNGSPSDGQNCGIYNRECPQ encoded by the coding sequence ATGGCCTTGTTTTCTCCTCAGCTCCAGGCATGTGAGAGAGGGGAAGAAACGATGGGAGGCGAGATGAAGAAAGGTTTTTCAGTAGCGCTAATTCTAATGGTGATGCTCCTCACCAAAAATGTTTGCAGAGCTACTTCAGCAAAGAGCAATGACACTCACACCCACCGCTGCAGCGATCAGCCTGAGGAATGCCTGATTGGAGACATGGACTCGGAGGAGTATTCCGTGGATTCTGAAATAAGTAGAAGGTTGCTGCAAGTAAACTCAGGGCAAGCTGTAACTGGACGCACCAGCAACGCTAATCAACCAGCTGTGCCCTGTGGGAATGCAAGGTACGATGCATGCCTACCCAATCCAAACGGATCCCCTTCAGATGGGCAAAATTGTGGAATTTACAATCGTGAATGCCCCCAGTGA
- the LOC132255080 gene encoding uncharacterized protein LOC132255080: protein MEGPAAGWYQWMKANNLLSSWKAFLLSLKHRFRASLYEDHQGNLSKLTQTSTVAEFQSAFEDLMNKVTGISGPLLISFFITGLKSDIRRELLFSRPSTLMEAFALARAYETRCEEIKQGARPWHKWSSSNAANTSTVSSIRQHAVTAFPTSLFQTTTPALASPPTTVGHKQTPPIAPTPALPIRRLTPTELREKREKGLCYNCDKKYSANHRCRSKFLLLLGTDDIDEDTDDDGVATEPAEDLVTGDISSLNALAGQSNPRSLRVVGEFGSHRFHVLIDSGSTHNFIKPALVEHLGLPIQPTPKFRVYIGNGDYLICQHTCPQVALTLQGNVFPLDLFILPIEGPNVVLGIQWLQQLGRVAHDYAALSMEFCWEGRPIILHGDLHQSSSLITFNQFQALIHSSNVHSMFALQPLATEELETKFRDLFLPLTGLPPYRTIDHKIHLIPNSKPVNVRPYRYPHFQKNEMEKLIREMLDQVTIKDKFPIPTIDELLDELGGATIFSKLDLRAGYHQIRVHNRNVYKTAFRTHEGHYEFLVMPFGLSNAPFTFQATMNQLFATFLRKFVLTCLHKGSFYVKLSKCHFCYETIEYLGHIVSAGGVRADPQKLDAMMKWPIPRTLKHLRGFLGLTGYYRQFIHGYASIAASLTDLLRKDAFNWTPEVTVAFDALKSAMVAAPVLRLPDFNETFVIETDASNVGIGAVLMQAGNPISYFTKKLGPRLQASSTYLKELHAIAEAVHKWHQYLLGRFFIILTDHKSIKELLQQHRYYISPNSSLKALLLHEFHATPFAGHGGVKRTLVRLATLFYWPCMWADVEQYVSACLVCQQTKYSTQAPTGLLQPLPVPSLVWDEVTMDFITNLPPSRNFIVIMVVVDRLTKSAHFGALPTQFIAAKSAEVFVAIVVKIHGFPSSIISDRDPVFMSKFWQTLFQLSGTSLRHSTTYNPQTDGQSEVVNRGLDYHSGLKMTPFQALFGRPPPIIPAYTQGSTSIQALDEALVERDALLRTLKENLCQAQHRMTQKANAHRHDLQLEVRDMVLVRLQPYRQTTAAHRPYQKLA from the exons ATGGAAGGTCCGGCAGCAGGTTGGTATCAATGGATGAAGGCCAATAATCTGTTGTCTTCGTGGAAGGCATTTTTACTCAGTCTGAAGCACCGTTTCAGAGCTTCCCTCTATGAAGACCATCAAGGTAATCTCTCTAAGCTCACTCAGACTTCGACTGTGGCGGAATTTCAGTCGGCCTTCGAGGACCTGATGAATAAAGTCACGGGAATTTCTGGGCCGTTGTTGATTAGTTTTTTCATTACCGGCTTGAAATCGGATATTCGTCGTGAGCTACTTTTCTCACGGCCGTCCACGTTGATGGAGGCTTTTGCCTTAGCTCGAGCCTATGAAACTCGTTGTGAGGAGATCAAGCAGGGCGCTCGCCCTTGGCATAAGTGGTCCTCTTCCAATGCTGCCAACACGTCCACGGTGAGTTCCATTAGACAACATGCTGTAACGGCCTTTCCGACGAGCCTGTTTCAAACAACCACCCCCGCTTTGGCCTCACCACCGACAACGGTCGGGCATAAGCAAACACCACCCATAGCTCCGACCCCTGCTTTACCTATTCGTCGCCTCACCCCTACTGAGTTACGAGAAAAGCGCGAAAAGGGATTATGCTATAATTGTGACAAAAAATATTCTGCTAATCATCGTTGTCGCAGCAAATTTTTGCTTCTTTTGGGAACGGATGATATTGATGAGGATACAGATGATGATGGCGTGGCGACCGAACCGGCCGAGGACTTGGTCACGGGTGACATTTCCAGCCTCAATGCCTTGGCAGGCCAAAGTAATCCTCGCTCCCTGCGTGTAGTTGGTGAGTTTGGGTCTCATCGCTTCCATGTGCTCATCGACAGTGGTAGTACTCACAATTTTATTAAACCGGCTCTGGTGGAGCATTTGGGCCTCCCTATTCAGCCAACTCCTAAATTTCGAGTTTACATTGGCAATGGAGATTATTTAATTTGCCagcacacttgcccccaagttgCTTTGACGTTGCAAGGGAATGTGTTTCCCTTAGATCTTTTTATCCTACCAATTGAAGGACCTAACGTCGTTCTTGGTATTCAATGGCTGCAACAATTGGGTCGTGTTGCCCATGATTATGCAGCTCTGTCAATGGAGTTTTGTTGGGAAGGGCGTCCGATCATTCTCCATGGGGATTTGCACCAGTCCTCTAGCTTGATTACTTTTAATCAATTTCAGGCACTGATCCACAGTTCAAATGTCCACAGCATGTTTGCCTTGCAGCCACTAGCGACAGAAGAGTTGGAAACT AAATTTCGTGACCTGTTCCTTCCGCTAACAGGCCTTCCCCCGTACCGCACCATTGACCACAAGATCCATCTCATTCCTAATTCAAAGCCAGTGAATGTTCGTCCTTATCGATATCCACACTTCCAAAAAAATGAGATGGAAAAATTAATTCGAGAGATGCTTGATCAAG TAACGATCAAAGATAAATTCCCGATTCCAACCATTGACGAGCTTCTAGACGAACTAGGAGGCGCTACTATTTTTAGCAAACTGGACCTCCGGGCTGGTTACCACCAAATCAGGGTACATAATAGGAACGTCTATAAAACAGCGTTTCGGACTCATGAGGGCCACTACGAATTTCTTGTCATGCCTTTTGGGCTGTCGAATGCCCCATTCACTTTTCAAGCCACAATGAACCAGTTGTTTGCTACATTCTTGCGCAAGTTT GTTTTGACTTGCCTTCACAAGGGTAGTTTTTACGTCAAGCTCTCCAAATGCCACTTTTGCTATGAGACAATTGAGTATCTGGGACACATAGTTTCTGCTGGCGGGGTACGTGCCGATCCGCAAAAACTCGATGCCATGATGAAGTGGCCCATACCCCGCACCTTGAAGCACCTTCGAGGTTTCCTCGGCCTTACGGGCTATTATCGGCAGTTCATTCACGGTTATGCTTCAATCGCGGCTTCGCTCACGGATTTGTTACGCAAAGACGCTTTTAATTGGACTCCAGAGGTTACCGTGGCTTTTGATGCCCTGAAAAGTGCAATGGTTGCAGCGCCAGTTTTACGGTTGCCAGATTTCAATGAGACCTTCGTGATCGAAACTGACGCGTCTAATGTGGGAATAGGCGCCGTTCTCATGCAAGCAGGTAACCCAATCTCTTATTTCACCAAGAAATTAGGTCCGCGCCTACAAGCTTCATCAACATACCTCAAGGAACTTCACGCCATTGCTGAGGCAGTACACAAATGGCACCAATACCTATTGGGCAGGTTTTTCATTATCCTAACGGATCACAAAAGCATCAAAGAATTATTGCAGCAG CATAGATACTACATCAGCCCCAACTCTTCCTTAAAGGCCCTACTGTTGCATGAGTTTCATGCTACCCCATTCGCGGGTCATGGTGGAGTAAAACGTACCTTGGTTCGCTTGGCTACTCTTTTTTATTGGCCATGCATGTGGGCAGATGTGGAGCAATATGTTTCAGCATGCTTAGTTTGTCAACAGACAAAGTATTCAACCCAAGCCCCAACTGGACTCCTCCAGCCACTCCCAGTTCCTTCGTTGGTATGGGACGAAGTCACCATGGACTTCATTACCAACCTGCCCCCTTCCCGCAATTTTATAGTTATCATGGTAGTGGTTGACCGTCTCACCAAGTCAGCGCACTTCGGGGCTTTGCCAACTCAGTTCATAGCCGCCAAATCAGCGGAAGTTTTTGTGGCAATTGTGGTCAAGATTCATGGGTTTCCGAGTTCAATCATATCCGATCGTGACCCCGTCTTCATGAGTAAATTTTGGCAGACACTCTTTCAGCTTAGCGGTACATCCTTGCGCCATAGTACGACTTACAACCCACAAACGGACGGGCAGTCCGAAGTCGTCAATCGGGGACTAGA TTATCATAGTGGACTCAAAATGACTCCTTTTCAGGCCTTATTTGGACGTCCCCCTCCGATCATTCCGGCTTATACCCAGGGCTCTACTTCAATCCAAGCCCTCGATGAGGCACTTGTGGAGCGCGATGCCTTGCTCCGTACTTTGAAGGAGAATCTATGTCAAGCTCAACACCGGATGACGCAAAAGGCCAATGCACATCGGCACGACCTGCAGCTTGAAGTAAGAGATATGGTTCTTGTTCGCTTACAACCGTATCGGCAAACTACCGCAGCTCATCGTCCCTACCAAAAATTGGCCTAA